A single genomic interval of Aedes aegypti strain LVP_AGWG chromosome 1, AaegL5.0 Primary Assembly, whole genome shotgun sequence harbors:
- the LOC110681526 gene encoding uncharacterized protein LOC110681526: MYTHFFLEPLPVVDKILKLPANAALQSDNRTYFIKKDCLRIERTRLCNLSSLEDITGDLCYSNLLRGLSGNCTFVKCYQSTEIKAIMDNYLVAKNINNTEIESNCGLSKRNLSGTYLIEFHNCSVIINGTKFSNVEANKSEPTFVMPLDGLHINEQTLEIQNNMEEIHIHNRHRIEALTKEHKIQTYTSLSMSTVCFLLSIVAGLSWISRKRRQISLHIGASMESKSKPEIKPETSTIRDESSPKGGVVKIEPLPILNNHPYTNRFIGVSSFSSFPATTTTTTTTTSTTPTMIAQLVERKQ; encoded by the coding sequence aTGTACACACATTTTTTCCTAGAACCTCTTCCAGTAgtagataaaattttaaaacttcctGCTAATGCTGCTTTGCAAAGCGACAACAGaacatatttcatcaagaaGGATTGCCTGCGAATCGAAAGGACAAGGCTGTGCAATCTAAGCAGCCTAGAGGACATAACCGGCGACCTATGCTACTCAAACCTACTAAGAGGACTATCAGGAAACTGTACTTTCGTAAAATGCTATCAATCAACGGAGATCAAAGCGATCATGGACAATTACCTTGTcgctaaaaacatcaataacacagaaatcgaatcgaattgtGGTCTTTCAAAACGAAACTTATCTGGAACGTATTTGATAGAGTTCCACAATTGCTCTGTCATAATAAATGGCACCAAGTTCTCAAATGTCGAAGCAAACAAATCAGAACCGACATTTGTTATGCCATTAGATGGTTTACATATCAATGAACAGACCCTGGAAATCCAGAATAATATGGAAGAAATTCACATCCATAATAGACATCGGATTGAAGCATTAACTAAGGAACACAAAATTCAGACATACACATCTCTAAGTATGTCGACCGTATGTTTTCTTCTAAGTATCGTTGCAGGTCTTTCATGGATTTCGAGAAAACGCAGACAGATATCTCTTCATATTGGAGCATCCATGGAGTCTAAAAGCAAACCAGAAATTAAACCTGAGACCAGTACAATTCGGGACGAATCGTCTCCAAAAGGGGGAGTAGTTAAGATCGAACCCTTACCGATCCTCAACAATCATCCATACACCAATCGCTTTATTGGTGtatcatcattttcatcattcccggcaacaacaacaacaacaacaacgacgacgTCCACCACACCGACGATGATAGCCCAGCTAGTAGAACGGAAACAGTAG